A part of Marinomonas rhizomae genomic DNA contains:
- the kdsA gene encoding 3-deoxy-8-phosphooctulonate synthase has protein sequence MTQSAQESKIIKIGSKIEVANHLPFVLFSGVNVLESRDLAMRVAEEHVKVTEALGIPYVFKGSFDKANRSSINSFRGPGMEEGLKILQEIKDTFGVPVITDVHEEYQCAPVAEVADVIQLPAFLSRQTDLVVAMAKTGAVINIKKAQFLAPHEMKHILTKCQEAGNDQLMLCERGTMMGYNNLVVDMLGFGEMKKFGFPVMFDVTHSLQRPGGREDSADGRRAQVTELARAGMSLGLSSLFLETHPDPDNAKCDGPCALPLGKLAPFLKQMKQLDELVKTFETLDTSV, from the coding sequence ATGACGCAGTCAGCTCAAGAATCAAAGATTATTAAAATTGGTAGCAAGATTGAAGTGGCTAACCACCTTCCTTTTGTGTTGTTCAGTGGTGTGAATGTATTAGAGTCTCGCGACTTGGCCATGCGTGTAGCAGAAGAACATGTAAAAGTGACGGAAGCGCTGGGCATTCCTTATGTCTTTAAAGGCTCTTTTGATAAAGCGAACCGTTCGTCTATCAATTCTTTCCGTGGCCCTGGTATGGAAGAAGGGTTGAAAATTCTACAAGAGATCAAAGACACCTTTGGTGTGCCTGTGATTACCGATGTGCACGAAGAGTATCAGTGTGCGCCAGTTGCTGAAGTGGCAGATGTGATTCAGTTGCCTGCTTTCTTGTCTCGCCAAACGGACTTAGTTGTGGCGATGGCGAAAACCGGTGCTGTGATTAATATCAAAAAAGCACAATTCCTAGCGCCACATGAAATGAAACATATCCTGACAAAATGCCAAGAAGCCGGAAACGATCAACTTATGCTTTGTGAGCGTGGCACCATGATGGGCTACAACAACTTGGTTGTTGATATGCTTGGCTTCGGAGAAATGAAAAAGTTTGGTTTCCCTGTCATGTTTGACGTAACCCATTCTTTGCAGCGTCCAGGTGGACGTGAAGATTCTGCTGATGGCCGTCGTGCGCAAGTCACTGAATTGGCTCGTGCAGGTATGTCACTTGGCTTGTCTAGTTTGTTCTTAGAAACTCACCCAGATCCAGATAATGCTAAATGCGATGGTCCATGTGCTTTGCCTTTGGGTAAATTAGCGCCATTCCTAAAGCAGATGAAGCAGCTTGATGAATTGGTAAAAACCTTCGAAACATTGGATACGAGCGTTTAA
- a CDS encoding KdsC family phosphatase, whose product MDAAFLSFYPALETNKGLLAKLQALKLVVFDVDGVLTDGRLLYTEQGETIKRFNVKDGVAMKLLPKWGIQVAVITAKDSAPLRQRMKELKVEHFYPGCHNKAEAFDELVERLGIKPEEAAYVGDDVIDLQVMPKVGVALCPADAHILLQRHCPIILSKAAGEGVAREVADMVLASRMSLEQAYELAQKPEFEK is encoded by the coding sequence ATGGATGCGGCTTTTCTTTCTTTTTATCCTGCGCTCGAAACTAATAAGGGGTTGTTAGCTAAGCTGCAAGCTTTGAAACTGGTGGTGTTTGACGTAGATGGCGTACTAACTGACGGACGTCTGCTTTACACTGAGCAAGGCGAAACCATAAAGCGCTTCAACGTAAAAGATGGTGTGGCAATGAAGCTGTTGCCAAAGTGGGGTATTCAGGTTGCGGTTATCACCGCGAAAGATTCTGCACCATTAAGGCAACGAATGAAGGAATTAAAAGTAGAACATTTTTATCCTGGTTGCCATAACAAAGCTGAAGCCTTTGATGAGTTGGTAGAGCGTTTGGGGATTAAACCAGAAGAAGCCGCTTATGTTGGCGATGACGTGATTGACCTTCAAGTCATGCCTAAAGTTGGTGTTGCCCTATGCCCAGCAGACGCACATATTTTATTGCAACGTCATTGTCCTATTATACTTAGTAAAGCCGCTGGTGAAGGCGTCGCAAGGGAAGTTGCTGACATGGTGTTAGCGTCTAGAATGTCTTTGGAACAAGCCTACGAATTGGCTCAAAAGCCGGAGTTTGAAAAATAA
- the kdsB gene encoding 3-deoxy-manno-octulosonate cytidylyltransferase codes for MTIQALPDFHIVIPARYASQRFPQKLMADLGGKPVLQWVYELALKAGAQSVTIATDHQLIEKAALGFGASVVMTRDDHENGTERLAEVAAKMGWLGDEIVVNVQGDEPFLPVNLIHSSVIALNQDKEAEMATVACAIDQAEDFFNPNVVKVVCDGKQRALYFSRSPMPWDRDGFASNLDRTGLLPVGFPALRHIGLYVYRASLLARYADLPMSPLERWEKLEQLRFLHQGIKVQVALADGLPTHGVDTPEDLEKLRYQLSLDSI; via the coding sequence ATGACGATTCAAGCCTTACCTGATTTTCACATCGTAATTCCTGCCCGTTACGCTTCTCAGCGTTTTCCACAGAAGCTGATGGCCGATTTAGGTGGCAAGCCAGTATTGCAGTGGGTTTACGAGTTAGCCTTAAAAGCGGGGGCGCAATCAGTAACGATTGCCACAGATCATCAGCTTATAGAGAAAGCCGCGCTTGGTTTTGGGGCGTCAGTTGTGATGACTCGTGATGATCATGAAAACGGCACAGAACGTCTTGCTGAAGTGGCGGCCAAAATGGGTTGGCTGGGCGATGAGATTGTCGTTAACGTGCAAGGTGACGAACCTTTTTTACCGGTTAACTTGATTCATTCAAGTGTAATCGCGTTAAACCAAGATAAAGAAGCTGAGATGGCAACGGTTGCCTGCGCGATTGATCAGGCCGAAGACTTCTTTAACCCCAATGTGGTGAAAGTGGTGTGTGATGGAAAGCAGCGTGCGCTGTATTTTAGTCGCTCTCCTATGCCTTGGGATAGAGATGGCTTTGCTAGTAATCTTGATAGAACAGGGTTGTTGCCAGTTGGTTTTCCTGCCCTTCGTCATATTGGCTTGTATGTATATCGGGCTAGCTTATTGGCCCGATACGCCGATTTGCCAATGTCACCACTAGAACGTTGGGAAAAACTAGAGCAGTTACGCTTCTTGCATCAAGGTATCAAGGTTCAAGTGGCTTTGGCAGATGGTTTGCCTACTCATGGTGTGGATACCCCGGAAGATTTGGAAAAGCTTAGGTATCAGCTTTCTTTAGATAGCATTTAG
- the traF gene encoding conjugal transfer protein TraF, with the protein MKKLLLVSSSLLSTAVLSATPVYLPTGSSFTLGSSVNQRSLSTSLNNPAAPFLMVNGTDDYFRFGIVGPIGIGIEMGDVSDLEDRVDEVQDLVDSLSATDIESIKTEVINSGISEALLDEIQSATSKEQLEAIARREQGNIEVKIEGVIRDKIDSAVLRANNILAGISDSAYVKAMVSAQVPFMPLIYKTRDKGAFTIDSSISAAVKGNLIEGTIKNVDNEFESTASFYTQAATDFNIGFGYSRAMWKNSNGVLIGGAKANVHKITLGRSLVALTDDSIDAGDAISDTISDDGVSSTGVGIDLGAVWSANYYQVGLTVANINEPEFDGAALGQNCGTSLSCKTAAILKDEKSLSRNGDYTMEMQSTIDAAITSKNRQWTLAGSYDVNSVNDPVGDEYQWGVASLSYYGDSHFLPGLRVGLRKNMAGTELSYATFGLTIVKRLNIDVAVALDSVENEDGDEVPRSAYFSIGYDTAF; encoded by the coding sequence ATGAAAAAGCTATTACTTGTTTCCAGTAGTTTGTTGAGTACAGCAGTTCTCTCTGCTACGCCAGTTTATCTTCCAACAGGCTCTTCTTTTACTCTTGGTAGCTCTGTTAATCAAAGGTCACTGTCTACCTCGCTTAATAATCCGGCCGCCCCTTTTTTAATGGTAAACGGGACTGATGATTATTTCCGTTTCGGTATCGTTGGGCCTATTGGTATTGGTATAGAAATGGGCGATGTCAGTGATTTAGAAGATCGAGTTGATGAGGTGCAGGATCTTGTCGATTCACTGAGTGCAACAGACATTGAGTCAATTAAGACTGAGGTTATTAACTCGGGTATTTCTGAGGCTTTATTGGATGAAATTCAAAGCGCAACTAGCAAAGAACAATTAGAGGCAATTGCTAGGAGAGAGCAGGGCAATATTGAGGTTAAAATTGAAGGGGTTATAAGGGATAAAATTGATTCGGCAGTACTTAGAGCAAATAATATACTAGCTGGTATTAGTGATTCCGCCTATGTTAAAGCGATGGTTAGTGCTCAAGTTCCTTTCATGCCGTTGATTTATAAAACTCGAGACAAAGGTGCGTTTACGATTGATTCTAGTATCTCTGCAGCTGTAAAAGGCAATCTTATAGAAGGTACTATAAAGAATGTTGATAATGAATTCGAATCGACGGCTTCTTTTTACACGCAAGCCGCTACGGATTTTAATATTGGCTTTGGTTATAGCCGGGCTATGTGGAAAAACTCTAATGGTGTACTTATTGGTGGTGCCAAAGCCAATGTCCATAAGATTACCTTGGGACGATCTCTTGTTGCGTTGACAGATGATAGTATTGATGCTGGTGATGCTATTTCTGATACCATTTCTGACGATGGCGTTAGCTCTACTGGCGTTGGTATCGATTTGGGCGCTGTTTGGTCTGCTAATTACTATCAAGTGGGTCTGACAGTGGCGAATATTAATGAGCCTGAATTTGACGGTGCTGCATTAGGCCAGAATTGTGGTACATCTTTAAGTTGTAAAACGGCAGCAATATTAAAAGACGAAAAAAGTTTGTCAAGAAATGGTGATTATACCATGGAGATGCAAAGTACCATAGATGCCGCTATTACGTCTAAAAATAGACAGTGGACATTGGCTGGTTCTTACGATGTGAATTCTGTTAACGATCCAGTTGGTGATGAGTACCAATGGGGTGTTGCGTCTCTATCGTATTACGGTGATTCACACTTTTTACCAGGGCTTCGGGTCGGTTTGCGTAAGAATATGGCCGGAACAGAGTTAAGCTACGCAACTTTCGGCCTAACCATTGTTAAGCGTTTAAACATAGATGTTGCCGTTGCTTTAGACTCGGTTGAAAATGAGGATGGCGATGAGGTCCCTCGTAGTGCTTATTTTTCAATTGGTTATGATACTGCCTTTTAA
- the traF gene encoding conjugal transfer protein TraF, which yields MTSLSNPAAPFLMTNIQSLRSGFLGPLSLGYEMGDVKDLEDQVEELEKILEKDYGDSDGLSSFVELDDLVALVDPTDLAALIALGDLSDLSKADIESLGITDAEINALVLEGDNEVSRSISEANSILNNVGETAYIKLSGALQVPFMPVIYKTQKHGAFMLDSGLSFVGRVGVLSDDISVRTLDEGVELVSDTAVYLKRASDFRIGLGYSQAVGRPVSGALILGGKINLHQIALGQKLSFLTNEDDSATDAFGDFLMDRDNVQSGISIDLGAIWTAPNYQLGVAATSINEPEFDFEELGQCNGLSGPELSSCNSTIRLSNKGKLKLKETYKMKAQLKLDAALMSSNQNWSLAGSYEVNPVADAVGDKHQWQTVSLSYFSDNFYFPGVRVGYRKNQAGSQLSYATVGVTLIRRLDFDIAYGLEKPEGESLPRSVYFSLGYGLAF from the coding sequence ATGACGTCTTTATCCAATCCTGCCGCCCCTTTTTTAATGACAAATATTCAAAGCTTGCGATCAGGCTTTTTAGGCCCTTTAAGTTTGGGTTATGAAATGGGCGATGTGAAAGATCTTGAGGATCAGGTCGAGGAATTAGAAAAAATTCTAGAGAAAGATTATGGCGATTCTGATGGTTTAAGTTCTTTTGTCGAACTTGATGATTTAGTGGCTTTAGTTGATCCCACTGATTTGGCTGCGTTAATTGCTTTAGGGGACCTTAGTGATTTAAGTAAGGCAGATATTGAGAGTCTTGGAATCACTGATGCAGAAATTAATGCTTTAGTGCTTGAAGGGGATAATGAAGTTTCTAGGTCGATAAGTGAAGCGAACAGTATCCTCAATAATGTTGGTGAGACAGCTTATATCAAGCTGTCTGGAGCTTTACAGGTTCCGTTTATGCCGGTTATTTATAAGACTCAAAAGCACGGTGCATTCATGCTGGACTCTGGTCTTTCATTTGTTGGTCGTGTTGGTGTGTTGTCTGATGATATATCTGTACGAACGTTAGATGAAGGGGTTGAGTTAGTATCTGATACCGCTGTATATCTAAAAAGAGCATCGGATTTTCGTATTGGGCTTGGATACAGTCAGGCTGTTGGTCGACCTGTCAGTGGTGCACTTATTTTGGGCGGAAAGATAAACCTTCACCAGATAGCCTTGGGCCAAAAATTGTCATTTTTAACGAATGAAGACGACAGTGCTACAGATGCATTTGGTGATTTCCTTATGGATAGAGATAATGTCCAGTCGGGAATTAGTATAGACTTAGGGGCTATTTGGACTGCTCCGAACTATCAATTAGGTGTTGCAGCTACTAGCATCAATGAGCCGGAATTCGATTTCGAAGAGCTTGGTCAGTGTAATGGTTTATCAGGGCCAGAGTTGTCTAGTTGCAATAGTACTATCCGCTTATCAAATAAAGGGAAGTTAAAGCTCAAAGAAACTTATAAGATGAAAGCTCAACTTAAATTGGATGCCGCTTTGATGTCTAGTAATCAAAACTGGTCTTTAGCTGGTTCTTATGAAGTAAATCCTGTCGCAGATGCCGTTGGAGATAAGCATCAATGGCAAACGGTTTCTTTGTCTTATTTTAGTGATAACTTTTATTTTCCTGGTGTTCGCGTAGGTTATAGAAAAAACCAAGCAGGAAGTCAGTTGAGTTACGCAACAGTAGGTGTAACCTTAATACGGCGGTTGGATTTTGATATTGCCTATGGACTAGAGAAACCTGAGGGTGAAAGTTTGCCTCGTAGTGTTTACTTTTCGTTGGGCTATGGTCTTGCTTTTTGA
- a CDS encoding 5-formyltetrahydrofolate cyclo-ligase, giving the protein MTSHLDPRQTLRRQLRQTRRNLSISEQLDAATTLIPCYINLFERLAIHPAKRVALYLSNDGEISPHLLCEFFWQQNIETYLPVVQGKQLTFARYCEETVWQENIFGIKEPMTTEYLSGNELDIVLLPLVGFDSNGGRLGMGGGFYDRTFENKRADETPLLIGLAHDCQEVKSLPIEGWDVPLQAILTPTKIVLV; this is encoded by the coding sequence ATGACATCTCATCTCGACCCTAGACAGACACTTCGTCGTCAATTACGCCAAACAAGAAGAAATCTCTCTATTAGTGAGCAATTAGATGCCGCCACGACTCTAATTCCTTGTTATATAAATCTGTTTGAGCGTCTTGCTATCCACCCAGCTAAGCGTGTTGCTTTATACCTAAGCAATGACGGTGAAATATCTCCACACCTTTTATGCGAATTCTTTTGGCAGCAAAATATCGAAACTTATCTTCCTGTAGTACAAGGCAAACAACTAACATTTGCACGCTATTGCGAAGAAACGGTCTGGCAAGAAAACATTTTTGGTATCAAAGAACCTATGACGACAGAGTATCTATCTGGTAATGAGCTGGATATTGTCTTACTTCCTTTGGTTGGATTCGATTCAAACGGCGGACGGCTTGGAATGGGTGGCGGCTTTTACGACAGGACATTTGAAAACAAGAGAGCAGATGAAACTCCCTTGCTAATTGGTCTAGCTCATGACTGTCAAGAAGTGAAAAGCCTACCTATTGAAGGTTGGGATGTGCCTTTACAAGCCATCCTCACACCAACAAAAATTGTATTGGTGTGA
- a CDS encoding cell division protein ZapA, which translates to MDKPTVSVAILGQNYKINCPKGHEADLKEAAEYLNNQMREIKASGKIVGLEKIAVLAALNITHDMLNNRKYARSNEQQLRELTSQLDAALTHDTKLVNE; encoded by the coding sequence ATGGATAAGCCAACCGTTTCAGTCGCCATACTGGGACAAAATTATAAAATAAATTGCCCTAAAGGGCATGAAGCAGATTTGAAAGAAGCTGCTGAATATTTAAACAATCAAATGCGTGAAATCAAAGCCAGCGGCAAAATAGTCGGCCTTGAAAAAATAGCCGTACTTGCGGCGTTGAATATTACTCACGATATGCTTAATAACCGAAAATACGCCCGTTCTAACGAGCAGCAGTTGCGAGAACTGACATCACAGCTTGATGCTGCTCTAACGCATGATACAAAGTTGGTTAACGAATAA
- the prfB gene encoding peptide chain release factor 2 (programmed frameshift) translates to MEINPILSKIKDLSARALTLRGYLDYESKKERLEEVNRELEDPAIWNDPEYAQKLGKERAALEAVVETLDSMESGLNDSKELLDIAVEENDEDSVEAVELELEELEALLGKLEFRRMFSKEMDENSAFLDIQSGSGGTEAQDWANILLRMYLRWGEDKGFKVELMEVSAGDVAGIKSATIRFEGEYAFGWLRTETGVHRLVRKSPFDSGNRRHTSFASVFVSPEIDDNVDIEINPADIRTDTYRSSGAGGQHVNTTDSAVRITHVPTGIVVQCQNQRSQHANRDFAMKQLRAKLYEFEMMKRTEAAQAVEDSKSDIGWGSQIRSYVLDASRIKDLRTGVETSNTGAVLDGNLDQFIIASLKQGL, encoded by the exons ATGGAAATAAACCCGATACTTTCAAAGATAAAAGACCTTTCAGCTCGTGCTTTAACCCTTCGGGGGTATCTT GACTACGAGTCAAAGAAAGAACGCTTAGAGGAAGTTAACCGAGAACTGGAAGATCCAGCTATTTGGAACGATCCAGAATACGCCCAAAAACTCGGAAAAGAGCGTGCAGCGCTTGAAGCCGTTGTTGAAACCCTAGACAGCATGGAATCTGGTCTTAATGATTCCAAAGAACTGTTAGATATCGCCGTAGAAGAAAACGACGAAGATTCTGTAGAAGCGGTTGAACTTGAACTAGAAGAGTTAGAAGCTCTGTTAGGCAAGTTAGAATTCCGCCGCATGTTTTCTAAAGAAATGGACGAAAACAGTGCTTTCTTGGATATTCAGTCAGGCTCTGGCGGTACAGAAGCTCAAGATTGGGCCAACATTCTATTGCGCATGTATTTGCGTTGGGGTGAAGACAAAGGCTTTAAAGTTGAGTTGATGGAAGTATCCGCGGGCGATGTTGCCGGGATTAAATCCGCGACTATTCGTTTTGAAGGCGAGTATGCTTTTGGTTGGCTGCGTACAGAAACCGGTGTACACCGTTTGGTTCGTAAGTCGCCTTTTGATTCAGGTAACCGTCGTCATACATCGTTTGCGTCTGTCTTCGTTTCTCCTGAGATCGACGACAACGTTGATATTGAAATCAATCCGGCAGACATTCGTACAGATACTTACCGTTCATCTGGTGCCGGTGGTCAGCACGTAAACACCACTGACTCTGCGGTACGTATTACCCACGTTCCTACGGGTATCGTGGTGCAATGTCAAAACCAGCGTTCTCAACACGCTAACCGTGACTTTGCCATGAAACAACTTCGTGCCAAATTGTACGAATTTGAAATGATGAAACGGACCGAAGCGGCGCAAGCGGTTGAAGACAGCAAATCTGATATCGGTTGGGGCAGTCAGATTCGCTCTTATGTATTGGATGCGTCACGTATTAAGGATTTGCGTACAGGAGTGGAAACTTCCAATACTGGTGCTGTGTTAGATGGCAATTTAGACCAGTTTATCATTGCAAGTTTAAAACAGGGCCTATAA
- the lysS gene encoding lysine--tRNA ligase — protein sequence MANENNTESTVQSDDNRLVAERRGKLAAIRAERNAYPNTFRPNAYAADLQAEFGELEKAELEEKDHKVSIAGRIVRNRGAFMLLQDMTGQIQAYVNRKALSPELLADQKTWDLGDIIGISGPVHKSGKGDLYIDMQEAQLLTKSLRPLPDKHHGLSDMEMRYRQRYVDLIVNEESRETFQMRSKIISTIRRFLEDRRFMEVETPMLQTIPGGASARPFVTHHNAMDMSMYLRIAPELYLKRLVVGGFERVFEINRNFRNEGTSTRHNPEFTMIEFYQAYADYKDLMDLTEAMLREVAEKVLGTTTVTYQGSEYDFGAPFVRMSMLDSILHYNPELTAADLETLEGATAVAKKLKIDVKPIWGLGKLWTEIFEETAEHKLDQPTFITEYPAEVSPLARRNDDNDFITDRFEFFVGGREIANGFSELNDPEDQAERFMRQVAEKDAGDDEAMHYDADYINALEYGLPPTAGEGIGIDRLVMLFTDAPSIRDVLLFPHMKPQD from the coding sequence ATGGCTAACGAAAATAACACAGAATCCACAGTACAATCTGACGACAACCGCTTAGTAGCAGAACGTCGTGGTAAATTGGCGGCTATTCGCGCTGAGCGTAATGCTTACCCAAACACGTTTCGTCCAAATGCTTACGCAGCGGATCTTCAAGCGGAATTCGGCGAACTAGAAAAAGCCGAGCTAGAAGAAAAAGACCACAAGGTTAGTATTGCTGGTCGTATCGTGCGTAACCGTGGCGCTTTCATGTTGTTACAAGACATGACAGGTCAAATCCAAGCTTATGTAAACCGTAAAGCCTTAAGCCCAGAGCTATTGGCCGATCAAAAAACGTGGGATTTGGGCGATATTATTGGTATTTCAGGTCCAGTTCACAAATCTGGAAAAGGCGACTTGTACATTGATATGCAAGAAGCGCAATTGCTGACCAAATCTCTACGTCCATTACCAGACAAGCACCACGGTTTGTCTGACATGGAGATGCGTTACCGTCAGCGTTATGTCGATTTGATCGTAAACGAAGAGTCTCGTGAGACTTTCCAAATGCGTTCAAAAATCATCTCTACGATTCGTCGCTTCTTAGAAGATCGTCGTTTCATGGAAGTTGAAACGCCAATGCTACAAACCATTCCTGGTGGTGCGTCAGCGCGTCCATTTGTTACGCATCATAATGCGATGGACATGAGTATGTACTTGCGTATCGCACCAGAGCTTTACTTGAAGCGTTTGGTTGTCGGTGGTTTTGAGCGTGTATTCGAGATTAACCGTAACTTCCGTAACGAAGGTACATCGACTCGTCACAATCCAGAATTCACCATGATCGAATTCTACCAAGCGTACGCAGACTACAAAGATCTAATGGACCTAACAGAAGCTATGTTGCGTGAAGTGGCAGAGAAAGTTTTGGGCACAACGACAGTCACTTACCAAGGTTCAGAATATGACTTTGGTGCGCCGTTTGTTCGCATGAGCATGTTGGATTCGATTCTGCACTACAATCCCGAATTGACAGCGGCAGATCTAGAAACGCTAGAAGGCGCGACAGCTGTTGCGAAGAAACTAAAAATCGACGTGAAACCAATTTGGGGCTTGGGTAAGCTTTGGACAGAAATTTTCGAAGAAACCGCAGAGCACAAATTGGATCAACCGACTTTCATTACGGAATACCCAGCGGAAGTATCGCCACTGGCGCGTCGTAATGATGACAATGATTTCATTACCGACCGTTTTGAATTCTTCGTGGGTGGTCGTGAAATCGCTAACGGTTTCTCGGAGCTTAACGATCCAGAAGACCAAGCAGAGCGTTTCATGCGTCAAGTTGCAGAAAAAGACGCGGGTGATGATGAGGCCATGCATTACGATGCAGACTACATCAATGCACTAGAATACGGCCTACCACCAACCGCTGGTGAAGGTATCGGTATCGACCGTTTGGTGATGTTGTTTACTGATGCACCTTCGATCCGTGATGTATTGTTGTTCCCACATATGAAGCCTCAGGACTGA
- the hisC gene encoding histidinol-phosphate transaminase, producing the protein MSRFWTDKIASLDPYVPGEQPQDKKYIKLNTNESPYSPSPKALEAMALEVSERLRLYPDPNCVTLKNALAKSYQLNANQVFVGNGSDEVLALAFMGYFAGGKPLAFADITYSFYKVYAGLYSIEPKLIPLNDDFDIVPADYENLDVSGVVITNPNAPTGKALPLADIEAILKANPDVMVLVDEAYVDFGAQSAVSLINQYPNLLVVQTLSKSRALAGIRVGYALGHPDLIEGLERLKNSFNSYPIDRIALAGATAAVEDEAYLREIGEKTIATREQSVKDLEALGFNIIPSATNFVFATHPDKDAEQIYLALKEQGILVRFFGSNKPRIDNYLRITIGTDEEMAALTAALKTL; encoded by the coding sequence ATGAGTCGTTTTTGGACAGATAAAATTGCTTCTCTTGACCCTTATGTGCCAGGCGAACAACCGCAAGACAAAAAGTACATCAAGCTAAACACCAACGAAAGTCCATACTCTCCGTCTCCTAAGGCGCTAGAAGCAATGGCATTGGAAGTCAGTGAGCGTTTACGCCTTTATCCAGACCCAAACTGTGTAACCCTGAAAAACGCATTAGCAAAAAGTTACCAGCTAAATGCGAATCAAGTGTTTGTTGGCAACGGCTCGGACGAAGTATTGGCTTTGGCGTTCATGGGGTATTTTGCTGGTGGTAAACCATTGGCTTTCGCTGACATCACTTATAGCTTTTATAAGGTGTACGCTGGTTTATACAGCATCGAACCAAAACTGATCCCGCTTAACGATGATTTCGACATCGTCCCTGCAGATTATGAAAACCTAGATGTGTCAGGTGTGGTTATTACCAACCCGAATGCACCGACGGGTAAAGCCTTACCTTTGGCGGATATTGAAGCAATTCTAAAAGCGAACCCAGATGTGATGGTGTTGGTTGATGAAGCTTATGTGGACTTCGGTGCGCAAAGTGCTGTGTCACTGATCAATCAATATCCTAATCTACTGGTTGTGCAAACCTTGTCTAAATCCCGTGCCTTGGCAGGGATCCGTGTCGGCTACGCGTTGGGCCATCCAGATTTGATCGAAGGTTTGGAGCGTTTGAAGAACTCTTTTAACTCCTACCCAATTGATCGCATTGCTTTAGCGGGTGCGACTGCAGCGGTGGAAGATGAGGCGTATTTAAGAGAGATTGGCGAAAAAACCATTGCCACGCGCGAGCAGTCTGTTAAAGATCTTGAAGCGTTAGGGTTCAACATCATTCCTTCTGCGACCAACTTTGTTTTCGCAACACACCCAGACAAAGACGCTGAGCAAATTTACTTGGCTTTAAAAGAGCAGGGGATTCTTGTTCGTTTCTTTGGTAGCAACAAACCACGTATTGACAACTATTTACGAATTACTATCGGAACGGATGAAGAAATGGCTGCCCTAACTGCAGCGTTGAAAACACTGTAA
- a CDS encoding prolyl-tRNA synthetase associated domain-containing protein — MGIFETLDGLKISYEKFDHEPVYTCEEANSINSHISGAKTKNLFLRDRKGKRHFLVVVLDEKQIDLNYLSSILDVKQLSFASPQRLEKYLDTAPGSVSILGVVNDPEGLVEVIIDQDVWQSETLQCHPLVNTSTLVMKLSDIAILFEHLGRTSKVIQL; from the coding sequence ATGGGAATATTTGAAACGCTTGATGGCTTGAAAATTTCATACGAAAAGTTTGATCATGAGCCTGTTTATACGTGTGAAGAAGCCAACAGTATAAATTCTCATATATCTGGAGCAAAGACTAAAAATTTATTTTTACGGGACCGAAAAGGCAAGCGTCACTTTCTAGTCGTTGTTTTGGATGAGAAGCAAATTGATTTGAATTACTTATCTAGCATTCTTGATGTGAAGCAGTTGAGTTTCGCCTCTCCTCAACGACTAGAAAAGTATCTAGACACTGCGCCTGGCTCTGTTTCTATTTTAGGTGTGGTGAATGACCCTGAGGGCTTAGTGGAAGTTATTATTGATCAAGATGTATGGCAATCCGAGACGTTACAGTGTCACCCCTTGGTGAATACCTCTACTTTGGTTATGAAACTTAGCGACATAGCGATATTATTTGAACACTTAGGCAGGACAAGTAAGGTTATTCAGCTTTAA